In a single window of the Salvelinus namaycush isolate Seneca chromosome 6, SaNama_1.0, whole genome shotgun sequence genome:
- the LOC120049091 gene encoding regenerating islet-derived protein 3-gamma-like, protein MELHSVPIYYLHYFNKSKSWINALEICKSRGSNLVHITNQTVQADVTQLLANVELPCGGVWIGLERSIFEWSAPWLWTSGDVDKVVKYREWHSCFPLNPINYHCGKMVRVGNGELKWLDASCHQELPFICQDLH, encoded by the exons ATGGAGCTACATTCTGTACCTATCT ATTACCTGCACTACTTCAACAAGTCCAAGAGCTGGATCAATGCACTGGAAATCTGTAAAAGTCGTGGCTCCAACCTGGTTCACATCACCAACCAGACCGTGCAGGCTGACGTGACCCAGCTCCTGGCCAATGTGGAGCTGCCATGTGGGGGGGTGTGGATTGGTCTGGAGCGGTCCATCTTTGAGTGGAGCGCCCCCTGGCTGTGGACCAGTGGGGATGTTGATAAGGTGGTGAAGTACAGAGAGTGGCACAGCTGCTTCCCCCTCAACCCCATCAATTACCACTGTGGTAAGATGGTCCGGGTTGGTAACGGAGAACTGAAGTGGCTGGATGCTTCTTGTCATCAGGAATTACCCTTCATCTGTCAAG ATCTCCACTAG